One Solirubrobacter pauli DNA segment encodes these proteins:
- a CDS encoding zf-HC2 domain-containing protein: MTHVHEDIGAYVLGSLDMEQARRVAAHLKECSECAATHAELAGLPALLDLAVATGADEEPLPPAIEERLLDRFAREREPQTPPRRRWRPRIAIALPAAVVGAAVAVAALVLGFNFERDGGRPASQYRLVLQPIGPAAQNGTARAGLRTTTEGTVVRLWVYDLPGGPQDIYEVFCDAKGWSASAGTFTVDPQGNGYVILTSAVKRGQYESLRIVRRAHHSGGRVEDIDILRAKIS, encoded by the coding sequence GTGACGCACGTCCACGAGGACATCGGCGCCTACGTGCTGGGCTCGCTCGACATGGAGCAGGCGCGGCGGGTGGCCGCGCACCTGAAGGAGTGCTCCGAGTGCGCCGCGACCCACGCGGAGCTCGCCGGGCTGCCCGCGTTGCTGGACCTGGCCGTGGCGACCGGCGCCGACGAGGAACCGCTCCCACCCGCGATCGAGGAACGCCTGCTGGACCGGTTCGCGCGCGAGCGCGAGCCCCAGACACCGCCGCGCCGGCGCTGGCGACCGCGGATCGCGATCGCGCTGCCGGCCGCCGTCGTGGGCGCCGCGGTGGCCGTGGCCGCGCTGGTCCTCGGGTTCAACTTCGAGCGCGACGGCGGCCGGCCGGCGAGCCAGTACCGGCTCGTCCTGCAGCCGATCGGCCCCGCGGCGCAGAACGGCACCGCGCGCGCCGGGCTGCGCACCACCACCGAGGGCACGGTCGTGCGCCTGTGGGTCTACGACCTGCCGGGCGGGCCGCAGGACATCTACGAGGTCTTCTGCGACGCCAAGGGCTGGAGCGCGAGCGCCGGCACGTTCACGGTCGACCCGCAGGGCAACGGGTACGTGATCCTCACCAGCGCCGTCAAGCGTGGCCAGTACGAGTCGCTGCGGATCGTGCGCCGGGCGCACCACTCCGGCGGGCGTGTCGAGGACATCGACATCCTGCGGGCGAAGATCTCCTGA
- a CDS encoding cupredoxin domain-containing protein: protein MRRIAVIAASAALVFAACGGDDEEPAATPAATEAATEAPTEAPTEAATEAATGGATLKVEADPSGALKFTKTELTADAGETTIEFANPSQVPHAVDIEGVDGGETETVTGGDAKPITVDLKPGEYTFYCPVGNHRAEGMEGKLTVR from the coding sequence ATGAGACGTATCGCAGTGATCGCGGCGAGTGCCGCGCTGGTGTTCGCCGCTTGCGGCGGTGACGACGAAGAGCCCGCCGCGACCCCCGCGGCCACCGAAGCCGCCACCGAAGCGCCCACCGAGGCCCCGACCGAGGCCGCCACCGAGGCCGCCACGGGCGGCGCGACGTTGAAGGTCGAAGCCGATCCCAGCGGGGCGCTGAAGTTCACCAAGACCGAGCTGACGGCGGACGCCGGCGAGACCACCATCGAGTTCGCCAACCCGTCGCAGGTGCCGCACGCCGTCGACATCGAAGGCGTCGACGGCGGCGAGACGGAGACCGTCACCGGCGGGGACGCGAAGCCGATCACGGTCGACCTGAAGCCGGGCGAGTACACGTTCTACTGCCCGGTCGGCAATCACCGTGCCGAGGGCATGGAAGGCAAGCTCACGGTCCGGTAG
- a CDS encoding SRPBCC family protein, which yields MFRHHVIRREQRVLGDPDTVFGFFADAGNLESITPPWLSFHIVTPRPIEMRQGALIEYRLKLHGLPISWLTRIDEWVPGVRFVDAQIHGPYALWHHTHEFEADGDGTIVRDTVRYALPYGVLGGLAHLAFVHRDLERIFDYRTVSLPSMPSAR from the coding sequence ATGTTCCGACACCACGTCATCCGCCGCGAGCAGCGCGTCCTGGGCGATCCCGACACCGTCTTCGGGTTCTTCGCGGACGCGGGCAACCTCGAGTCGATCACGCCGCCCTGGCTGTCCTTCCACATCGTCACGCCGCGCCCGATCGAGATGCGCCAGGGAGCGCTGATCGAGTACCGGCTCAAGCTGCACGGGCTGCCGATCAGCTGGCTGACGCGGATCGACGAGTGGGTGCCGGGCGTGCGCTTCGTCGACGCGCAGATCCACGGGCCGTACGCGCTCTGGCACCACACGCACGAGTTCGAGGCGGACGGCGACGGCACGATCGTCCGTGACACCGTCCGCTACGCGCTCCCCTACGGAGTCCTCGGTGGGCTCGCGCACCTCGCGTTCGTCCACCGCGACCTCGAGCGGATCTTCGACTACCGGACCGTGAGCTTGCCTTCCATGCCCTCGGCACGGTGA